Proteins found in one Halobaculum sp. MBLA0147 genomic segment:
- a CDS encoding ABC transporter permease, with amino-acid sequence MDGPVVETLRERLRRYRRRAAAAARRVPGLRTTGGDTRTAGDNPRTTSDAASDATQSLAGRVERFTLPALAALTAALLVVVFYYPVATVFVEAVTVDGRPSLAPLVGVATDPFYLGWLGDLFADPVGTLADVFGEPGETLAAVVADPVGALLALGSLGRFGFTAWQAALSTVASVLLGLPGAWVLARFEFRGRETIRSLTIVPFILPSMLVVVGFYAAFGANGTLNTVLAVLGLARLDLLPSLPAIVLAHAFYNAPLVTRVVASAWENVDAGAVETARSLGASRRRAFRDVVAPQLLPAVLMGATLTFVFTFASFPIVLALGGARLATVEVVLYSAIRQLEYGEAAALAALESGISLALTAAYLRYERRQRTERRGGRPLSRRRLLPDGWRSAAAWTRTRLLSRAAVAGYTAIVAVVFLGPVASVLYESVVVDGQFTLRAYRFLLDRQTTGASFQVKPWPAVRNSLVFAATTLVIALPTGVAMAVVTTRSYRGSTLVDAVTMAPLAVSGVVVGLGLLRGLVFGVTAFGYRLSAAGPVAVAAAHAVAAYPFVVRNVAPALGGLDGRLVESARSLGASRVRALVDVELPLVWPGVLAGAAFALAVSVGEFDATVVLAEGSGAYTMPIAVERYVGRRLGPATAMGTVLLLVTAVSFVLVDRTGGDGW; translated from the coding sequence ATGGACGGACCAGTGGTCGAGACGCTTCGCGAACGGCTGAGGCGGTACCGTCGACGAGCGGCCGCCGCGGCGCGACGAGTTCCCGGTCTCCGGACGACGGGCGGGGACACCCGGACGGCGGGCGACAACCCCCGGACGACGAGCGACGCTGCCTCGGACGCGACCCAGTCGCTCGCCGGGCGTGTCGAACGGTTCACACTCCCCGCACTCGCGGCCCTCACCGCCGCCTTACTCGTCGTCGTCTTCTACTACCCGGTCGCGACGGTGTTCGTCGAGGCGGTCACCGTCGACGGTCGGCCGTCGCTCGCGCCGCTGGTCGGCGTCGCGACGGACCCGTTCTACCTCGGCTGGCTGGGCGACCTCTTCGCCGATCCCGTCGGCACACTCGCCGACGTGTTCGGCGAGCCGGGCGAGACCCTCGCCGCGGTGGTCGCCGACCCGGTCGGGGCGCTGCTGGCGCTCGGCTCACTCGGGCGGTTCGGGTTCACGGCGTGGCAGGCGGCGCTGTCGACGGTCGCGAGCGTGCTGCTCGGCCTGCCGGGTGCGTGGGTGCTCGCGCGCTTCGAGTTCCGCGGGCGGGAGACGATCCGGTCGCTGACGATCGTCCCGTTCATCCTCCCGTCGATGCTCGTCGTCGTCGGCTTCTACGCGGCGTTCGGCGCCAACGGCACCCTGAACACGGTGTTGGCGGTTCTCGGACTCGCCCGCCTCGACCTCCTCCCGTCGCTGCCGGCCATCGTGCTCGCACACGCCTTCTACAACGCGCCGTTGGTGACACGTGTCGTCGCGAGTGCGTGGGAGAACGTCGACGCCGGTGCCGTCGAGACGGCGCGGTCGCTGGGTGCCTCCCGACGGCGGGCGTTCCGCGACGTGGTCGCGCCGCAGCTGCTCCCGGCGGTGTTGATGGGCGCGACGCTGACGTTCGTCTTCACGTTCGCCTCCTTCCCGATCGTGCTCGCGTTGGGCGGCGCGCGGCTGGCGACCGTCGAGGTGGTGTTGTACTCCGCGATCCGCCAGTTGGAGTACGGGGAGGCGGCGGCGCTAGCCGCACTGGAGTCGGGGATCTCGCTGGCACTGACGGCTGCGTACCTCCGGTACGAGCGGCGCCAGCGGACGGAACGACGCGGCGGGCGCCCGCTCTCGCGGCGGCGACTGCTCCCGGACGGGTGGCGCTCGGCGGCCGCGTGGACTCGCACGCGACTGCTCTCGCGGGCGGCGGTCGCGGGGTACACCGCGATCGTCGCGGTCGTCTTCCTCGGGCCGGTCGCGAGCGTCCTGTACGAGAGTGTCGTCGTCGACGGGCAGTTCACGCTCCGCGCGTACCGGTTCCTGCTCGACCGCCAGACGACGGGGGCGTCGTTCCAGGTGAAGCCGTGGCCGGCGGTGCGGAACTCGTTGGTCTTCGCCGCGACGACGCTCGTGATCGCGCTCCCGACCGGCGTGGCGATGGCGGTGGTGACGACCCGCTCGTACCGCGGGTCGACGCTCGTCGACGCGGTGACGATGGCGCCGCTGGCGGTGTCGGGTGTCGTCGTCGGACTCGGACTCCTCCGCGGGCTGGTGTTCGGCGTGACGGCGTTCGGCTACCGGCTCTCGGCCGCGGGCCCGGTCGCCGTCGCGGCGGCCCACGCGGTCGCGGCGTACCCGTTCGTCGTCCGGAACGTCGCCCCGGCGCTCGGGGGACTGGACGGGCGACTCGTCGAGTCGGCACGCAGTCTCGGGGCGAGTCGCGTCCGCGCGCTCGTCGACGTGGAACTCCCGTTGGTGTGGCCGGGGGTGCTCGCCGGTGCGGCGTTCGCCCTGGCGGTCAGCGTCGGCGAGTTCGACGCGACGGTCGTCCTCGCGGAGGGGAGCGGGGCGTACACGATGCCGATCGCCGTCGAGCGGTACGTCGGTCGCCGACTCGGTCCGGCGACCGCGATGGGAACGGTGTTGTTGCTGGTCACCGCAGTGTCGTTCGTGCTGGTCGACCGCACGGGAGGTGACGGCTGGTGA
- a CDS encoding thiamine ABC transporter substrate binding subunit codes for MKRRTYLGAVGAGAAALVSGCQAEPVATESETASGSGSGETETTGATTGTATETADTLVVATYPPFVNAPSSSPGAWLKRRFEERFDATLIYQTPENELNYYLERAIQGVDFETDVYVGLDTEMLLRVDRKRGSGQFTEPLFRSADGIGRRDTVQSDLEFDPDGRAVPFSSGYICLVWDATAEDGTFTAPETFEELATSGTAAQLLAQNPTSSSTGKAFMLHTVDRFGADGFLDYWDRLREDGVTVLGNWSDSYAAYGEGEAAMVVSYSTDQVYANRYDQNMDRHQLRFLNDQGYANPEGAAVFRQTDSPQLAEQFVDFLLEPEIQAGIAKRNVTFPAIPDAPLSDTYDEYAVAPPEAVTFSYSELKGKVGEWTDQWSRRFANG; via the coding sequence ATGAAGCGACGAACCTACCTCGGTGCGGTCGGTGCGGGTGCCGCGGCGCTGGTGTCGGGGTGTCAGGCGGAGCCGGTCGCGACGGAGTCGGAGACGGCGTCCGGATCTGGGAGCGGCGAGACGGAGACAACCGGCGCGACGACGGGGACGGCGACGGAGACGGCCGACACGCTGGTCGTCGCCACCTACCCGCCGTTCGTGAACGCGCCGAGTTCGAGTCCGGGCGCGTGGCTCAAACGCCGGTTCGAGGAGCGGTTCGACGCGACGCTGATCTACCAGACGCCCGAGAACGAGCTGAACTACTACCTGGAACGCGCGATCCAGGGGGTCGACTTCGAGACGGACGTGTACGTCGGACTCGACACGGAGATGCTGTTGCGCGTCGACCGGAAGCGTGGCTCCGGGCAGTTCACCGAGCCGCTGTTCCGGAGCGCCGACGGGATCGGCCGCCGCGACACGGTGCAGTCGGACCTGGAGTTCGACCCGGACGGGCGTGCGGTGCCGTTCTCCTCTGGGTACATCTGTCTCGTCTGGGACGCGACGGCCGAGGACGGCACGTTCACGGCGCCGGAGACGTTCGAGGAACTCGCGACTTCGGGGACCGCCGCACAACTGCTCGCACAGAACCCGACCTCCTCGTCGACCGGGAAGGCGTTCATGCTCCACACCGTCGACCGGTTCGGCGCCGACGGGTTCCTCGACTACTGGGACCGTCTCCGGGAGGACGGCGTCACCGTGCTGGGCAACTGGTCGGACAGCTACGCCGCCTACGGCGAGGGTGAGGCGGCGATGGTGGTGTCGTACTCCACCGACCAGGTGTACGCCAACCGCTACGACCAGAACATGGACCGCCACCAGCTGCGGTTCCTGAACGACCAGGGGTACGCGAACCCCGAGGGGGCCGCGGTGTTCCGCCAGACGGACAGCCCACAGTTGGCCGAGCAGTTCGTCGACTTCCTGCTCGAACCGGAGATCCAGGCCGGGATCGCCAAGCGGAACGTCACGTTCCCCGCGATCCCCGACGCGCCGCTGTCGGACACCTACGACGAGTACGCCGTCGCACCGCCGGAGGCGGTGACGTTCTCGTACAGCGAGTTGAAGGGGAAGGTCGGCGAATGGACGGACCAGTGGTCGAGACGCTTCGCGAACGGCTGA
- a CDS encoding N-acetyltransferase family protein: MELSPKREFDHRGRKDIYEYVESNGVVRERDARAALRMDPAEFGHHVNVLKRDGVLAETEDGRLRVGYTRADEETHESDEVTFTVRGARQADITGLVGLMRTAMDEDYVVAESVADMLDHEEVLLRHNDVESRVFFVACVDDDVVGWVHVSAPELDKLSHTAELTVGVLSGYRGHGIGSALLSRGVEWSRDQGYEKVYNSVPATNERAVAFLEDHGWHEEARRTDHYRIDDEYVDEVMMGLELD, translated from the coding sequence ATGGAACTCTCCCCGAAGCGCGAGTTCGATCACCGTGGGCGCAAGGACATCTACGAGTACGTCGAGAGCAACGGCGTCGTCCGCGAGCGTGACGCACGGGCGGCCCTCCGGATGGACCCGGCGGAGTTCGGCCACCACGTGAACGTCCTCAAACGCGATGGGGTACTCGCGGAGACCGAGGACGGGCGGCTCCGCGTGGGGTACACGCGGGCCGACGAGGAGACACACGAGAGCGACGAGGTCACCTTCACCGTCCGCGGCGCGCGACAGGCGGACATCACGGGACTCGTCGGGCTGATGCGGACCGCGATGGACGAGGACTACGTCGTCGCCGAGAGCGTCGCGGACATGCTCGACCACGAGGAGGTACTGCTCCGCCACAACGACGTGGAGTCGCGCGTGTTCTTCGTCGCCTGCGTCGACGACGACGTGGTCGGGTGGGTCCACGTCTCCGCGCCGGAGTTGGACAAGCTCTCGCACACCGCGGAGCTGACGGTCGGGGTGCTCTCGGGGTACCGCGGCCACGGCATCGGGAGCGCGCTGCTGTCGCGGGGCGTCGAGTGGAGCCGCGACCAGGGGTACGAGAAGGTGTACAACAGCGTCCCGGCGACCAACGAGCGCGCCGTCGCGTTCCTCGAAGACCACGGCTGGCACGAGGAGGCGCGCCGGACGGACCACTACCGGATCGACGACGAGTACGTCGACGAGGTGATGATGGGGTTGGAACTGGACTGA
- a CDS encoding DUF456 domain-containing protein: protein MSLVFGLDIVALFALLLALAGVVGSLIPFAPGAVFSLAGVGLYWWSTGYTDPGPLVLAGLVTLGVVTLLVDWFGGAIAAEAGGASTRTTILAAVAGVALLFVAGPVGVLVGVAGTVFLAEYLGGADREASLRTALVTTAGMLASNVVQALLTGCILLGLALTVFL from the coding sequence ATGAGTCTCGTCTTCGGGCTGGACATCGTCGCCCTGTTCGCCCTCCTGTTGGCGCTCGCGGGCGTCGTCGGGAGTCTGATCCCGTTCGCGCCGGGGGCAGTGTTCTCGTTGGCGGGGGTCGGACTGTACTGGTGGTCGACCGGCTACACCGACCCGGGGCCGCTCGTGCTCGCGGGACTGGTGACGCTGGGCGTGGTGACGCTGCTCGTCGACTGGTTCGGCGGCGCGATCGCGGCGGAGGCCGGCGGTGCCTCGACACGGACGACGATTCTCGCCGCCGTCGCGGGCGTGGCGCTGCTGTTCGTGGCGGGCCCCGTCGGCGTCTTGGTGGGCGTCGCCGGCACGGTGTTCCTCGCGGAGTACCTCGGCGGCGCGGACCGGGAGGCGAGCCTCCGGACCGCACTCGTCACGACGGCCGGGATGCTCGCCTCGAACGTGGTCCAGGCGCTGCTGACGGGCTGTATCCTGCTCGGACTGGCGCTGACGGTGTTCCTGTGA
- a CDS encoding ABC transporter ATP-binding protein has translation MPNISNTDGTSGVDPPDGTVTDQPFTDGGVAASATRDGTGEPDDAERGVWGDDAVASDDAGPVFRASGIEKSYGSRLPLVGEPVSVLAGADLTLWPGEIVGIVGANGSGKSTLLQILVGTLEPDAGQVATAGRVGWCPQESLLYDRLTVAETFRLFGEAYGMDADRVRERRDTLAERLDFERFLDYRVAALSGGNRRKVNLAVAVLHDPDVLLLDEPYTGFDWETYLAFWELTEDLVADGTAVAIVSHLVSERERFDRVLELRDGELHERDDPGRQPRTAAHDTADDGSPGHDDAAAPVDRPETGTAEPPDRTTTDTRTTTRGDES, from the coding sequence ATGCCGAACATATCGAACACGGACGGTACGAGTGGTGTCGACCCGCCAGACGGGACGGTGACCGATCAGCCGTTCACCGATGGGGGTGTGGCTGCCTCCGCAACGAGAGACGGGACCGGCGAACCGGACGACGCCGAGCGCGGTGTGTGGGGAGACGACGCGGTCGCGTCCGACGACGCCGGACCGGTGTTCCGTGCGAGCGGGATCGAGAAGTCGTACGGCTCGCGGCTGCCGCTCGTCGGCGAACCGGTCTCGGTGTTGGCGGGCGCGGACCTGACGCTGTGGCCCGGCGAGATCGTCGGGATCGTCGGCGCGAACGGCTCCGGGAAGTCGACACTGTTGCAGATTCTGGTCGGGACGCTCGAACCGGACGCGGGGCAGGTCGCCACTGCCGGTCGCGTCGGCTGGTGTCCACAGGAGTCGCTGTTGTACGACCGGCTCACCGTCGCGGAGACGTTCCGACTGTTCGGCGAGGCGTACGGGATGGACGCCGATCGGGTGCGCGAGCGACGCGACACGCTCGCGGAGCGACTCGACTTCGAGCGGTTCCTCGACTACCGCGTCGCGGCGCTGTCGGGCGGCAACCGGCGGAAAGTGAACCTCGCCGTCGCCGTGTTACACGATCCGGACGTGCTGTTGCTCGACGAGCCGTACACCGGCTTCGACTGGGAGACGTACCTCGCCTTCTGGGAGCTCACCGAGGACCTCGTCGCCGACGGCACCGCGGTCGCGATCGTCTCGCACCTCGTCAGCGAACGCGAGCGGTTCGACCGCGTGTTGGAACTGCGCGACGGGGAGCTCCACGAGCGCGACGACCCCGGACGACAGCCACGCACGGCCGCACACGACACCGCCGACGACGGGAGTCCCGGACACGACGACGCAGCCGCGCCGGTGGATCGACCCGAAACGGGCACTGCCGAGCCACCGGACCGCACGACCACGGACACACGGACGACGACACGAGGTGACGAGTCGTGA
- a CDS encoding GbsR/MarR family transcriptional regulator, whose product MSDTETAEELTPDGPAGEARERVIQAIEQSAEIYGLSRSYGRLYGLLYFADGPASLDALVEASGYAKSTVSTTLKDMERLHLVYRRSVPGEGKKAFYEAERDFWTVLQEFLRREVQREINTMQRALTEAEETLEDTDGEVAARDRERVRQLRQTYERSDRLVRLLTGSSVERLADLLGRLRGE is encoded by the coding sequence GTGAGCGACACCGAGACCGCCGAGGAGTTGACCCCGGACGGACCCGCCGGCGAGGCGCGCGAGCGGGTGATCCAGGCGATCGAGCAGAGTGCGGAGATCTACGGGTTGAGTCGCAGCTACGGGCGGCTGTACGGGTTGTTGTACTTCGCCGACGGCCCGGCGTCGCTGGACGCCCTCGTCGAGGCGAGCGGGTACGCGAAGTCGACCGTCTCGACGACACTGAAGGACATGGAGCGACTCCACCTGGTCTACCGCCGGTCGGTGCCGGGCGAGGGGAAGAAGGCGTTCTACGAGGCCGAACGCGACTTCTGGACCGTCCTCCAGGAGTTCCTCCGGCGCGAGGTCCAACGCGAGATCAACACGATGCAGCGCGCGTTGACGGAGGCCGAGGAGACGCTCGAAGACACCGACGGCGAGGTGGCCGCCCGCGACCGCGAGCGGGTCAGACAGCTCCGGCAGACGTACGAGCGCAGCGACCGTCTCGTCCGACTGTTGACCGGGTCGTCCGTCGAACGGTTGGCGGACCTGCTCGGGCGACTCCGCGGGGAGTGA
- a CDS encoding M20/M25/M40 family metallo-hydrolase → MTETDVDGVVADRLDDYREALFDLLARPTISTRGEGMDAGADAVVDFCERFGFDARRIETSRYPLVYAERPATAATGGDEGAAERPTVVCYGHYDVQPADDPAAWETPAFEPTVRDGAIYARGAGDNKGQFTCHAFAVDALSRADALPEVDVRLLIEGGEESGSVGLREYLDDDAGTGETAGAPTEIADADLVYVADGPQHRSGRPTLLYGNRGIVTFELHHETAATDLHSGNFGGPVPNAATELVELLGTMVADGRPTIDGFHEGIAVGDAERELIEQIPVDEAALREELGVSRFVGDTGYYERLLAEPTFTVNGLEAGYQGEGSKTVIPRAATAKCDCRLVPGQEPERVFEAIEAHVDAHRPEVTVERGTAFPPMQTPVDTPLATPVVDALRAVWGEEPVELPVMGGSLPAAFFRTADALAETPLLVVPYANHDQGNHSPNEHLDLACFENGIRTTAAVLRRVAAADADDDRGVA, encoded by the coding sequence GTGACAGAGACAGACGTGGACGGCGTCGTCGCGGACCGACTCGACGACTACCGCGAGGCGCTGTTCGACCTGCTGGCGCGGCCGACGATCTCGACACGCGGCGAGGGGATGGACGCGGGTGCAGACGCCGTGGTCGACTTCTGCGAGCGGTTCGGATTCGACGCGCGCCGGATCGAGACGAGCCGGTACCCGCTGGTGTACGCCGAACGACCCGCGACGGCGGCGACCGGGGGCGACGAGGGGGCGGCCGAGCGCCCGACGGTGGTGTGTTACGGCCACTACGACGTGCAGCCGGCCGACGACCCCGCGGCGTGGGAGACGCCGGCGTTCGAGCCGACCGTCCGCGACGGGGCGATCTACGCCCGCGGCGCCGGGGACAACAAGGGGCAGTTCACCTGTCACGCGTTCGCCGTGGACGCGCTCTCGCGTGCCGACGCACTCCCCGAGGTGGACGTGCGACTCCTGATCGAGGGCGGCGAGGAGTCCGGGAGCGTCGGCTTGCGCGAGTACCTCGACGACGACGCCGGGACCGGCGAGACTGCGGGCGCGCCGACCGAGATTGCGGACGCGGACCTCGTGTACGTCGCCGACGGGCCCCAACACCGCAGCGGGCGGCCGACGCTGTTGTACGGGAACCGCGGGATCGTCACGTTCGAACTCCACCACGAGACGGCGGCGACGGATCTCCACTCCGGGAACTTCGGCGGCCCGGTGCCGAACGCGGCGACGGAACTCGTGGAGTTGCTGGGGACGATGGTCGCGGACGGACGGCCGACGATCGACGGGTTCCACGAGGGGATCGCCGTCGGCGATGCCGAACGCGAGCTGATCGAGCAGATCCCCGTCGACGAGGCGGCACTACGCGAGGAGCTGGGCGTCTCGCGGTTCGTCGGCGACACGGGCTACTACGAGCGACTGCTCGCGGAGCCGACGTTCACCGTCAACGGGCTCGAGGCCGGCTACCAGGGTGAGGGGAGCAAGACCGTGATCCCGCGGGCCGCGACGGCGAAGTGCGACTGCCGACTCGTCCCGGGACAGGAGCCGGAGCGGGTGTTCGAGGCGATCGAGGCACACGTCGACGCACACCGCCCCGAGGTGACCGTCGAGCGCGGGACGGCGTTCCCGCCGATGCAGACGCCGGTGGACACGCCGCTGGCGACGCCGGTCGTGGACGCGCTGCGTGCGGTCTGGGGCGAGGAGCCGGTGGAACTGCCCGTGATGGGCGGCTCGCTGCCGGCGGCGTTCTTCCGCACCGCGGACGCGCTCGCGGAGACACCGTTGCTCGTGGTGCCGTACGCGAACCACGACCAGGGGAACCACTCGCCGAACGAACACCTCGACCTGGCCTGCTTCGAGAACGGCATCCGGACCACCGCGGCCGTGCTCCGACGGGTCGCGGCGGCGGACGCGGACGACGACCGGGGAGTGGCCTGA